The Limnochorda sp. LNt genome includes a region encoding these proteins:
- a CDS encoding DUF1670 domain-containing protein gives MLDVGRTLTHKNRIVRLLLQGISVLEIARHRSAPASNRVVPVLDSHD, from the coding sequence GTGCTGGACGTGGGCCGGACGCTGACCCACAAGAACCGCATCGTGCGCCTCCTCCTGCAGGGGATATCGGTGCTGGAAATCGCCCGCCACCGGTCGGCGCCTGCCTCAAACCGAGTTGTTCCTGTCTTGGACTCCCATGACTAA
- a CDS encoding glycoside hydrolase family 172 protein, with amino-acid sequence MLASWSTGLGSAHFLMNARSRSISPENPHGDKGAGGKAASRLGTGRKGRAFISLRRDETVSLAEIQGPGVITHLWMTVSDQTPEANFVLRDLVLRMYWDSEETPSVEVPLGDFFCNGFGTRCVVNSLPIVVAPSGGMNCYFPMPFREGAKIAIASDHPADIEAFFYQVDFLLTDELPERAAYFHAQRRREKVTTPKRDYTVVDGIRGQGKYVGTYLAVAVLERYWWGEGEFKFYIDGDQDWPTICTTGTEDYFGGAWAFQERRPDGSICVVNYSTPYLGYPFYAISDNTTASPYSRDAVPMHGLYRWHLMDPVFFEQDLKVTVQQIGHDGNNLFERSDDVSSVAYWYQLEPHAPFPALLPAKARRPR; translated from the coding sequence ATGCTTGCATCCTGGAGCACGGGTTTGGGAAGCGCCCATTTTCTGATGAACGCGCGGTCGCGGTCCATCAGCCCTGAGAATCCCCACGGTGATAAGGGGGCGGGCGGAAAAGCAGCTAGCAGACTCGGGACGGGTCGGAAGGGACGGGCGTTTATCTCCTTACGTCGAGATGAGACAGTCAGTCTAGCCGAGATTCAGGGCCCTGGCGTCATCACCCACCTCTGGATGACTGTTTCGGACCAGACCCCCGAGGCGAACTTCGTGCTACGGGACCTGGTACTCCGGATGTACTGGGACTCAGAGGAGACGCCGTCGGTGGAGGTGCCCCTGGGCGACTTTTTCTGCAACGGCTTTGGGACCCGTTGTGTGGTCAACTCGCTTCCCATCGTCGTCGCTCCGTCTGGAGGGATGAATTGCTACTTTCCCATGCCGTTCCGGGAGGGCGCTAAGATTGCGATCGCCAGCGACCATCCGGCCGACATCGAAGCCTTCTTTTACCAGGTCGACTTCCTGCTGACGGACGAACTACCCGAGCGAGCCGCCTACTTCCACGCCCAACGGAGAAGAGAGAAGGTCACCACGCCCAAACGAGACTACACCGTCGTGGACGGAATCCGGGGACAGGGCAAGTACGTGGGTACTTACCTAGCAGTGGCGGTCCTGGAGCGGTACTGGTGGGGCGAGGGCGAGTTCAAATTCTACATTGACGGCGACCAGGACTGGCCGACCATCTGCACCACAGGGACCGAGGACTACTTCGGCGGGGCATGGGCCTTTCAGGAACGGCGGCCTGACGGAAGCATCTGCGTGGTCAACTACTCAACGCCCTATCTGGGTTACCCGTTTTACGCCATCAGCGACAACACCACCGCGAGCCCGTACAGCAGGGATGCTGTTCCGATGCACGGCCTCTACCGCTGGCATCTAATGGACCCCGTCTTTTTTGAGCAGGACCTCAAGGTAACGGTCCAGCAAATCGGTCATGACGGCAACAACCTGTTCGAACGGAGCGATGACGTGTCTTCGGTGGCCTACTGGTACCAGTTGGAGCCCCACGCTCCGTTCCCAGCGCTGTTACCGGCGAAGGCAAGGCGGCCCCGGTAA
- a CDS encoding glycoside hydrolase family 32 protein yields MEEALSEAMGQELHRDPHRPAYHFVPPANWMNDPNGLIQWRGEYHMFYQHNPHAPVHEGRGGTIYWGHAVSQDLVHWRHLPIALAPGPTPADSAGVWSGCAVDNGGVLTLVYTGVDPEVQCLATSTDGVHFTKYSGNPVIGARPEGFDLWGFRDPYVWKEDDGWYMALGSGIKGVGGAVLLYRSTNLYDWSFLHPLCVGKLEETGYNWECPNFFALDGRHVLIVSPHSNPIYFVGKYERHRFEPERWGVVDYGPAFYAPQVFIDDRGRPIMFGWLKEQRSEAEQIRAGWSGVMSLPRILSLRHDGTLGCEPAPEVQLLRAEHWRFEDLTVAQSAPLELSGVRGDALEILAEFVPNRAGAGEGAHRAGLSVLRAPDGSEQTIIEYDQQAGCLRVGGEEAPLQLAAGEALQLRVFVDRSVVEVFANGRVCIATRVYPQRPDCLGVALVAQGGQAYASSVDVWRMNSIWP; encoded by the coding sequence ATGGAGGAGGCATTGTCCGAAGCAATGGGACAAGAGCTGCATCGGGATCCACATCGCCCGGCGTACCATTTTGTGCCACCTGCCAACTGGATGAACGACCCGAATGGGCTCATCCAGTGGCGTGGCGAATACCACATGTTCTACCAGCACAATCCGCACGCTCCGGTGCACGAGGGGCGAGGGGGCACCATCTACTGGGGGCATGCGGTGAGCCAGGATCTCGTTCACTGGCGCCATCTCCCGATTGCCTTGGCACCGGGGCCCACGCCGGCAGATAGTGCAGGCGTCTGGTCGGGCTGTGCCGTCGACAACGGCGGTGTGCTGACTCTCGTTTACACGGGTGTGGACCCGGAGGTCCAGTGTCTGGCCACCAGCACGGACGGGGTTCATTTCACAAAGTACAGCGGCAACCCTGTCATTGGCGCTCGGCCTGAAGGTTTCGACCTGTGGGGTTTTCGCGACCCATACGTGTGGAAAGAAGACGACGGCTGGTACATGGCCCTCGGATCGGGGATCAAGGGTGTGGGCGGAGCGGTGCTCCTCTACCGGTCGACCAACCTTTACGACTGGTCGTTCCTTCACCCCCTCTGCGTTGGCAAGCTCGAGGAGACCGGCTATAACTGGGAGTGCCCTAACTTCTTCGCGCTCGACGGACGGCACGTGCTGATCGTGTCGCCCCACAGCAACCCCATCTACTTCGTGGGCAAATACGAGCGTCACCGGTTCGAACCGGAACGGTGGGGAGTGGTGGATTATGGCCCCGCCTTCTATGCGCCGCAGGTCTTCATCGATGACAGGGGCCGGCCTATTATGTTCGGCTGGCTGAAGGAGCAGCGAAGCGAAGCAGAGCAAATACGCGCAGGATGGTCAGGCGTTATGTCGCTCCCCCGCATCCTGTCGCTGCGGCACGACGGCACGCTCGGATGTGAGCCTGCGCCTGAGGTGCAACTCCTTCGGGCAGAGCATTGGCGATTCGAAGACCTGACAGTTGCCCAATCCGCACCCCTGGAACTTTCGGGCGTGAGAGGTGACGCGCTCGAAATCCTCGCCGAGTTCGTGCCGAACCGGGCTGGGGCAGGCGAGGGCGCGCACCGAGCGGGCCTCAGCGTCCTGCGAGCGCCCGATGGGAGCGAGCAGACTATCATCGAGTATGACCAGCAAGCGGGGTGCCTCCGGGTTGGGGGAGAGGAAGCACCGCTTCAGCTCGCAGCCGGTGAGGCTCTGCAGCTCCGTGTCTTCGTCGACCGTTCCGTGGTGGAGGTCTTCGCCAACGGGCGGGTGTGTATCGCTACCAGGGTTTATCCGCAACGGCCCGACTGCCTCGGGGTTGCCTTGGTTGCCCAAGGCGGGCAGGCGTATGCGTCATCCGTGGACGTCTGGCGCATGAACTCCATCTGGCCGTGA
- a CDS encoding carbohydrate kinase family protein: protein MVAISYALVVGEALIDMVSQQTGRPLEDVSSFECCPGGAPANVAVGLARLGVPVRFVGVVGDDPFGRFLRRFLAQAGVDVQGMRLTREALTTLAFVGIREDGEREFVFYRKPGADTLLRPEDLSPEVVKGASILHHGTITLAEEPGRSALLRALEEARRGRVTISLDVNYREALWAEPGRARVEIERVLAYAHLLKMSREELELLSGSGTVEGARRLHEAYPNLALVVVTEGAAGSWAVGGNGQYARADAFRVRAVDTTGAGDAFLAAFLWRLWRLAERQRCSIEDAARQCTAEELRAILRAANAAGALTVQVRGAMTALPSQDEIEAFLQTACRAAL, encoded by the coding sequence GTGGTTGCTATCTCCTACGCCCTTGTCGTCGGCGAAGCGCTTATCGACATGGTGTCGCAACAGACGGGTAGACCGCTTGAGGATGTCTCCTCGTTCGAGTGCTGCCCAGGAGGGGCACCGGCCAACGTCGCGGTAGGCCTGGCAAGGCTCGGGGTGCCAGTGAGATTCGTGGGGGTGGTAGGGGACGACCCCTTCGGGCGGTTTCTGCGAAGATTCCTTGCCCAAGCCGGCGTGGACGTTCAGGGCATGCGCCTAACCCGGGAGGCACTGACCACCCTAGCGTTCGTGGGAATTCGTGAAGATGGGGAGAGGGAGTTTGTCTTCTACCGCAAGCCGGGTGCGGACACGCTACTGCGGCCAGAGGACCTGTCTCCGGAAGTGGTCAAGGGCGCCAGTATCTTGCACCACGGTACCATTACTCTGGCCGAAGAGCCAGGCCGTAGCGCCCTGTTAAGAGCCCTCGAAGAGGCACGGCGGGGCAGAGTAACCATTTCACTGGACGTAAACTACCGGGAGGCGCTGTGGGCAGAACCGGGACGGGCACGGGTAGAGATCGAGCGTGTGCTGGCGTACGCGCACCTCCTCAAGATGAGCAGGGAAGAGCTGGAGCTGCTCTCGGGTAGCGGAACGGTCGAAGGGGCTCGACGCCTGCACGAAGCTTATCCGAACCTGGCGCTTGTCGTTGTGACCGAGGGGGCAGCCGGAAGCTGGGCGGTAGGCGGTAACGGCCAGTACGCTCGGGCCGACGCGTTTCGAGTGCGGGCCGTGGACACTACCGGGGCGGGTGACGCGTTCTTGGCGGCCTTCCTGTGGAGATTGTGGCGCCTCGCCGAGCGTCAGCGCTGTAGCATCGAGGATGCGGCCCGTCAGTGCACAGCGGAGGAACTACGGGCTATCCTGAGAGCAGCCAACGCGGCTGGTGCGCTGACCGTACAGGTGCGCGGAGCTATGACGGCATTGCCTTCGCAAGACGAGATCGAGGCGTTCCTGCAGACCGCTTGTCGCGCCGCGCTCTGA
- a CDS encoding IS630 family transposase has translation MKYAPPIELTDEERSTLEQTVRTRTAPQRDVLRARIILAAAEGKMNREIAAALGCSLPTVGLWRTRFAQHRLEGLKEAPRSGRPRTYGPDKVSAIVAQTLTPPEPRTHWSTRRLARAQGVSHMTVHRIWRRYQLQPHRVETFKYSRDPELEAKVVDIVGLYLHPPENALVLCVDEKSQIQAINRTQPLLPLRPGQVERRSHDYERHGTVTLFAALNLATGEVEGECYRRHRHQEFLRFLRRLDTTHPDGELHLILDNYATHKHPTVKRWLQRHPRFTLHFTPTGASWLNLVEIWFGILQSQALRRGNFYDVDMLVATIRRFIEAWKEDAKPFVWVKTPDQILAKARPRER, from the coding sequence ATGAAGTACGCACCGCCCATCGAACTGACCGACGAGGAGCGAAGCACTTTGGAGCAGACCGTCCGGACGCGAACAGCTCCGCAGCGGGACGTGTTGCGGGCCCGCATCATCCTGGCCGCGGCGGAAGGGAAGATGAACCGGGAGATCGCCGCGGCGCTGGGCTGCTCGCTGCCGACGGTGGGCCTGTGGCGAACCCGCTTTGCCCAGCATCGGCTGGAGGGTCTGAAGGAGGCCCCTCGTTCGGGCCGCCCGCGGACCTACGGCCCGGACAAGGTGAGCGCCATCGTGGCCCAGACGCTGACGCCCCCGGAGCCTCGCACCCACTGGAGCACGCGGCGGCTGGCCCGGGCCCAGGGCGTCAGCCACATGACCGTCCATCGCATCTGGCGTCGCTACCAGCTGCAACCGCATCGGGTCGAGACCTTCAAGTACAGCCGGGACCCGGAGCTGGAAGCCAAGGTAGTCGACATCGTCGGGCTGTACCTGCACCCTCCCGAAAATGCTCTGGTGCTCTGCGTGGACGAGAAGAGCCAGATCCAAGCCATCAACCGCACGCAACCCCTGCTGCCGCTGCGGCCTGGCCAGGTGGAACGACGCAGCCATGACTACGAGCGCCACGGCACCGTCACCCTCTTTGCCGCCCTGAACCTCGCCACCGGTGAGGTCGAGGGCGAGTGCTACCGACGCCATCGCCACCAGGAGTTCCTCCGCTTCCTGCGACGCCTGGACACGACCCACCCCGACGGCGAGCTTCACCTGATCCTCGACAACTACGCCACCCACAAGCACCCGACGGTCAAGCGGTGGCTTCAGCGTCATCCCCGCTTCACGCTGCACTTCACGCCGACGGGCGCCTCCTGGCTCAACCTGGTGGAGATTTGGTTCGGGATCCTCCAGAGCCAGGCTTTGCGCCGGGGCAACTTTTACGACGTCGACATGCTGGTCGCCACCATCCGGCGATTCATCGAAGCCTGGAAGGAGGATGCCAAGCCCTTTGTCTGGGTCAAGACCCCCGACCAAATCCTGGCCAAAGCCAGGCCTCGAGAGCGGTGA
- a CDS encoding IS110 family transposase: MRRYIGLGVHRDYCYAHLLEAGQGEGRRLRFPNTAEGWADFVAQLGPEDAVALEVSSGAFRFYDILADRAGQVVVVDARVMRRLGSRKRKTDRDDAKLLAERLALGTLPGVWVPPAAIRELRALVNLRRQLVEQRSRWKNQIRAVLLRHGYRAPRGLWRARRHLDGSSGAGSGQDPHSGGHSNRLNACKCSQEYGHDVLPWRLLYGITEP; this comes from the coding sequence ATGCGACGCTACATCGGGCTGGGCGTGCATCGGGACTACTGCTATGCGCACCTGCTGGAAGCCGGCCAGGGCGAGGGAAGGCGCCTGCGCTTCCCCAACACGGCCGAAGGTTGGGCCGACTTCGTTGCACAGCTCGGCCCCGAGGATGCCGTGGCGCTCGAGGTGAGCAGCGGCGCCTTCCGATTTTACGATATCTTGGCCGACCGGGCCGGGCAAGTGGTGGTGGTGGACGCCCGGGTGATGCGCCGGCTGGGCTCGCGCAAGCGCAAGACGGACCGGGACGACGCGAAGCTCTTGGCCGAGCGGCTGGCGCTGGGGACCTTGCCCGGGGTGTGGGTGCCGCCGGCGGCCATCCGGGAGCTTCGGGCGCTGGTGAATTTACGTCGCCAGCTGGTGGAGCAGCGCAGCCGGTGGAAGAACCAAATCCGGGCCGTGCTGCTGCGCCACGGCTACCGGGCTCCCCGGGGGCTGTGGCGGGCCCGCCGCCACCTAGACGGAAGTTCAGGGGCTGGTAGTGGGCAGGACCCGCATAGCGGTGGGCATTCAAACAGGTTGAACGCGTGCAAATGTAGCCAAGAGTATGGCCATGATGTCTTGCCATGGAGGCTGTTGTATGGTATTACTGAGCCATGA
- a CDS encoding IS1634 family transposase: MRRVSSAMHIETIRRRQGDKVYTYHLLRQTYREGGKVKHRTLANLSHLPEAVLELVRRALRGEPVAPVPQTVKIRQSRQHGAVAAVVGMIRQLGLDQVLYSRSADWVRVALAVVVMRILRPSSKLGGTLWWTTTTLPQLLRLPHNGEDVNDVYRAMDELLARQAAIEAQLARRHLTPNAMVLYDLTSVYLGGKTCPLARFGYNRDKKRGKRQFCVGLLTNDEGCPVAVEVFPGDVGDPETLPAQIARIRARFGIDYVVFVGDRGMIVKARLADLEAVGFGWITALRAPEIQKLRDEGFFQPGLFDRRDLAEIADPERPGERLVVCYNPLVAEERRQKREALLLATERELAKIEARVRRRRRKPLTADEIGVAVGKVLGRWKVGKHFQLEIRDGHFAFRRKEASIAREAELDGFYVLRTNVPVDRMDAPKVQATYTHDPPSRPFLKVSLQVHAEAARAPRVARLAFPPDDAGRSRMRPTRSASQAITCAVGYGTAFWSSTDSLAA; the protein is encoded by the coding sequence ATGAGACGCGTATCCAGTGCCATGCACATCGAGACCATCCGCCGCCGGCAGGGCGACAAGGTCTACACCTACCACCTGCTGCGCCAGACCTACCGGGAAGGCGGCAAGGTCAAGCACCGGACCCTGGCCAACCTCTCCCACCTGCCGGAAGCCGTCCTGGAGCTGGTCCGGCGAGCCCTGCGGGGCGAGCCGGTGGCGCCGGTGCCGCAGACGGTGAAGATCCGCCAGTCCCGCCAGCACGGGGCCGTCGCCGCCGTTGTGGGCATGATCCGCCAGCTGGGCCTCGACCAGGTGCTCTACTCCCGCTCGGCCGACTGGGTGCGCGTGGCCCTGGCCGTCGTCGTCATGCGCATCCTGCGGCCCTCCTCCAAGCTGGGCGGGACCCTGTGGTGGACGACCACCACGTTGCCGCAGCTTCTGCGGTTGCCCCACAACGGCGAGGACGTCAACGACGTCTACCGGGCCATGGACGAGCTGCTGGCCCGCCAGGCGGCCATCGAGGCCCAGCTGGCGCGCCGGCACCTGACCCCCAACGCCATGGTGCTCTACGATCTCACGAGCGTGTACCTGGGGGGCAAGACCTGCCCGTTGGCCCGCTTCGGGTACAACCGGGACAAGAAGCGGGGCAAGCGACAGTTTTGCGTGGGGCTGCTCACCAACGACGAGGGGTGTCCCGTGGCCGTGGAGGTGTTCCCCGGCGACGTGGGGGATCCCGAGACGCTGCCGGCCCAGATCGCCCGGATCCGGGCGCGCTTTGGCATCGACTACGTGGTCTTTGTCGGCGACCGGGGCATGATCGTCAAGGCCCGGCTGGCCGATTTGGAGGCGGTGGGCTTTGGGTGGATCACGGCCCTGCGGGCCCCGGAGATCCAGAAGCTGCGGGATGAAGGGTTCTTTCAGCCGGGCCTGTTCGACCGGCGGGACCTGGCGGAGATCGCCGACCCCGAGCGGCCCGGGGAGCGGCTGGTGGTCTGCTACAATCCCCTGGTGGCCGAGGAGCGCCGGCAAAAGCGCGAGGCGCTGCTTTTGGCCACGGAGCGGGAGCTGGCCAAAATCGAAGCCCGGGTGCGCCGTCGCCGCCGCAAGCCCCTGACGGCCGACGAGATCGGGGTGGCCGTGGGCAAGGTGCTGGGCCGCTGGAAGGTGGGCAAGCACTTCCAGCTGGAGATCCGCGACGGCCACTTCGCCTTCCGGCGCAAGGAGGCCTCCATCGCCCGGGAGGCGGAGCTGGACGGGTTTTACGTGCTGCGCACCAACGTGCCCGTCGACCGGATGGACGCCCCGAAGGTGCAGGCGACGTACACCCATGATCCCCCGTCAAGACCTTTCCTCAAAGTAAGTCTTCAAGTTCACGCTGAGGCTGCGAGAGCCCCGCGCGTGGCTCGGCTGGCGTTTCCTCCGGACGACGCGGGGCGGTCCAGGATGCGTCCGACTCGATCCGCGAGCCAGGCCATCACCTGCGCGGTAGGATACGGCACCGCGTTCTGGTCGAGCACCGACAGCTTGGCCGCGTAG
- the istB gene encoding IS21-like element helper ATPase IstB, translating to MRDLATLQFVEAHESLVLLGPPGVGKSHLAIGLGIEAISRGYRVLFLTVQDLVQELYSTLADGSTAQKLKAILSHDLIILDELGYLKMDATASDYLFQLVAKAYERRSLIVTSNLEFQEWGSLFDSPATAAAVLDRLLHHAHVITLKGESYRMRSRLAPPKANGTLPEGSAAPALRAGGRGEGGTPT from the coding sequence ATCCGGGACCTGGCCACGCTGCAGTTCGTGGAGGCGCATGAGTCGCTTGTCCTCTTGGGGCCCCCGGGCGTGGGGAAAAGCCACTTGGCCATTGGCCTGGGCATCGAAGCCATCAGCCGGGGCTACCGGGTGCTCTTCCTGACGGTGCAGGACCTGGTGCAGGAGCTGTACTCGACGCTTGCCGATGGCAGCACGGCCCAGAAGCTGAAGGCCATCCTGTCCCACGATCTCATCATCCTGGATGAGCTGGGCTATTTGAAGATGGACGCCACCGCCTCGGACTATCTGTTTCAACTGGTGGCCAAGGCCTATGAACGGCGCTCGCTCATCGTGACGAGCAACCTGGAGTTCCAGGAATGGGGATCGCTCTTCGATAGCCCGGCCACCGCCGCGGCGGTGCTGGATCGGCTGCTGCACCACGCCCACGTCATCACCCTCAAGGGCGAAAGCTACCGGATGCGCAGCCGGCTGGCGCCGCCCAAGGCCAACGGCACCCTGCCCGAAGGCTCGGCGGCCCCCGCCCTACGGGCGGGGGGCAGAGGGGAGGGAGGGACCCCCACGTAG
- a CDS encoding LacI family DNA-binding transcriptional regulator has product MVRRSVRRAPTTTDVARLAGVSQTTVSFVLNGKPNVRISEETRARVWKAVEQLAYRPNAVAQGLRRGRSQLIGFVTDQVATTPFAGLIIKGAQDAAWAHKRILLLVNTDNRQEMEEAAVETMLGYQVEGIIYSSWYHRAVNPPACLRETAAILVNCYAEDRSLPSVVPDEVQGGRLATEILLRKGHRRIGFLNKDLPIPAASGRLQGYRQALAAYGVPFDEELVVYMEGEEQERGYEGLRQLMALSNPPTAVFCFNDRTAMGVYAAARELGLRIPDDLAVMGFDNQEIIAAHLRPALSTVQLPHYQMGWWAVNYLLEAERRFASLPPVQQVLECPFIERESV; this is encoded by the coding sequence GTGGTAAGAAGATCAGTTAGGCGAGCACCGACAACGACCGACGTGGCTAGGTTGGCCGGTGTGTCGCAAACCACCGTTTCGTTCGTACTCAACGGGAAGCCCAACGTACGCATCTCCGAAGAGACCCGGGCTCGCGTTTGGAAGGCTGTCGAGCAGTTAGCCTATCGACCGAATGCGGTGGCTCAGGGGTTGCGGCGGGGGCGATCCCAGCTGATCGGGTTTGTCACCGACCAGGTCGCCACCACCCCATTCGCGGGTCTAATCATCAAGGGTGCGCAGGACGCGGCGTGGGCTCATAAGCGGATCCTCTTGCTGGTAAACACCGACAACCGACAGGAGATGGAGGAGGCCGCCGTAGAGACCATGCTCGGGTACCAGGTCGAGGGGATCATCTATTCATCGTGGTACCACCGTGCCGTCAACCCACCGGCGTGCCTCCGGGAGACGGCGGCCATCCTCGTCAACTGCTACGCAGAGGACAGGTCCTTGCCGTCTGTGGTACCTGACGAGGTTCAGGGCGGGAGGCTCGCCACGGAAATACTGCTTCGGAAAGGCCATCGGCGGATCGGGTTCTTGAACAAGGACCTGCCGATCCCAGCGGCATCCGGTCGCCTCCAGGGTTACCGTCAGGCGCTAGCAGCCTATGGCGTACCCTTCGACGAAGAACTGGTCGTGTACATGGAGGGAGAGGAACAAGAGCGTGGATACGAAGGGCTCCGGCAGCTGATGGCGCTGTCGAACCCTCCTACTGCCGTCTTCTGCTTTAATGACCGCACGGCCATGGGCGTGTATGCAGCCGCTCGTGAGCTTGGGCTGCGGATTCCAGATGACCTAGCCGTGATGGGCTTTGATAACCAGGAGATCATCGCCGCCCACCTACGTCCCGCCTTATCCACCGTCCAGCTTCCCCACTATCAGATGGGGTGGTGGGCGGTCAATTACCTCCTCGAGGCCGAGCGGCGTTTCGCCTCGTTGCCCCCGGTTCAACAGGTACTCGAGTGCCCGTTTATAGAGAGGGAGTCGGTTTAG
- a CDS encoding IS1634 family transposase, translated as MHIETIRRRQGDKVYTYHLLRQTYREGGKVKHRTLANLSHLPEAVLELVRRALRGEPVAPVPQTVKIRQSRQHGAVAAVVGMIRQLGLDQVLYSRSADWVRLALAVVVMRILRPSSKLGGTLWWTTTTLPQLLRLPHNGEDVNDVYRAMDELLARQAAIEAKLARRHLTANALVLYDLTSVSSGGQDLPVRPLRVQPGQEAGQEAVLRGLLTNDEGCPVAVEVFPGDVGDPETLQAQIARVRARFGIEYVVFVGDRGMIVKARLSDLEAVGFGWITALRAPEIQKLRDEGFFQPGLFDRRDLAEIADPERPGERLVVCYNPLVAEERRQKREALLSATERELAKIEARVRRRRRKPLTADEIGVAVGKVLGRWKVGKHFQLEIRDGHFAFRRKEASIAREAELDGFYVLRTNVPADRMEPAKVQATYKSLRALEQNFRTMKSALDLRPVYHRLEDRVRAHAFLCMLALYVRWHMERALEPLLAEDPRRSFEGLMMQLETLQRHTVEVAGQEIQMLGEPEPLHQRLFQLLGVPLA; from the coding sequence ATGCACATCGAGACCATCCGCCGCCGGCAGGGCGACAAGGTCTACACCTACCACCTGCTGCGCCAGACCTACCGGGAAGGCGGCAAGGTGAAGCACCGGACCCTGGCCAACCTCTCCCACCTGCCGGAAGCCGTCCTGGAGCTGGTCCGGCGAGCCCTGCGGGGCGAGCCGGTGGCGCCGGTGCCGCAGACGGTAAAGATTCGCCAGTCCCGCCAGCACGGGGCCGTCGCCGCCGTCGTGGGCATGATCCGCCAGCTGGGCCTGGACCAGGTGCTCTACTCCCGCTCGGCCGACTGGGTGCGCTTGGCCCTGGCCGTCGTCGTCATGCGCATCCTGCGGCCCTCCTCCAAGCTGGGCGGGACTTTGTGGTGGACGACCACCACGTTGCCGCAGCTTCTGCGGTTGCCGCACAATGGCGAGGACGTCAACGACGTCTACCGGGCCATGGACGAGCTGCTGGCCCGTCAGGCCGCTATCGAGGCGAAGCTGGCGCGCCGGCACCTGACGGCCAACGCCCTCGTCTTGTACGACCTGACGAGCGTCTCATCTGGAGGGCAAGACCTGCCCGTTCGCCCGCTTCGGGTACAACCGGGACAAGAAGCGGGGCAAGAAGCAGTTCTGCGTGGGCTGCTCACCAACGACGAGGGGTGTCCCGTGGCCGTGGAGGTGTTCCCCGGCGACGTGGGGGATCCCGAGACGCTGCAGGCCCAGATTGCCCGGGTCCGGGCTCGGTTCGGCATTGAGTACGTCGTGTTCGTCGGCGACCGGGGCATGATCGTCAAGGCCCGATTGAGCGATTTGGAGGCGGTGGGCTTCGGGTGGATCACGGCCCTACGGGCGCCGGAGATCCAGAAGCTGCGGGATGAAGGGTTCTTTCAGCCGGGCCTGTTCGACCGGCGGGACCTGGCGGAGATCGCCGACCCCGAGCGGCCCGGGGAGCGGCTGGTGGTCTGCTACAATCCGCTGGTGGCCGAGGAGCGCCGGCAAAAGCGCGAGGCGCTGCTTTCGGCCACGGAGCGGGAGCTGGCCAAAATCGAAGCCCGGGTGCGCCGTCGCCGCCGCAAGCCCCTGACGGCCGACGAAATCGGGGTGGCCGTGGGCAAGGTCCTGGGCCGCTGGAAGGTGGGCAAGCACTTCCAGCTGGAGATCCGCGACGGCCACTTCGCCTTCCGGCGCAAGGAGGCCTCCATCGCCCGGGAGGCGGAGCTGGACGGGTTTTACGTGCTGCGCACCAACGTGCCGGCCGACCGGATGGAGCCGGCCAAGGTGCAGGCCACGTACAAATCGTTGCGGGCCCTGGAGCAAAACTTCCGCACGATGAAAAGCGCCCTGGACCTGCGTCCGGTCTACCACCGGCTGGAGGACCGGGTGCGGGCCCACGCCTTTTTGTGCATGCTGGCGTTGTATGTGCGCTGGCACATGGAGCGGGCGCTTGAGCCCCTGCTGGCGGAGGACCCCCGGCGGTCCTTCGAGGGGCTGATGATGCAGCTGGAGACGCTGCAGCGCCACACGGTCGAGGTGGCCGGTCAGGAAATCCAGATGCTCGGCGAGCCTGAGCCGCTGCACCAGCGGCTCTTCCAGTTGCTGGGGGTTCCCCTGGCGTAG